The Chitinophaga caeni genome segment AAACGATTGCGGTGCGGAAACGGGTAAACCGGTATATTCATCCATATGAAAAGCATTGACCCTTGTCCAATCAACACCTTCCGCTTGTTTCAAATGGGCAAGGAACTCGTTTTGAGAAGGCGCTGCTGCAAACACGATATTTAATTCAGACTTTCGGGATAACAAGTCTTTCAATATGCAGATTGCTTCAGCAGCAGCATTTTCGCCCATTGAAGTACGGTCATTATAAACTTTAACTTGTAATAAATCAACGTGAAACACTTTTTCCATGCTATTATTTTAATCTCACTTTACTTGGTAAACTATTTCCCCTTTGATGATGGTAGTTTGTATATCAATATTTTCATTAAACAACACGATATCCGCATCTTTTCCTTTCTCCAAGGAGCCTTTTTTATCTTGTATTTTCAGGATGCTTGCAGGTGTTAAAGACATCATCCGAACCGCATCCTGCAAAGGAATGCCGGCCTTGTTAATCATTACCCGCACCAGGCGATCAGCCGTGGCCACGCTACCCGCAAAGGCTTTTCGATCCGGTAGTTTCGCAACATCATCTTCAACAATAACTTCCAATCCGTTATGCAGGCTACCCAAGATCGACGGTCCTTCCGGCATAGCAGCCGCACGCATGGCATCCGTTACCAGGGCCGTATGTTCCGCGCCCTTAATTTTGTACACGAGTTTTAATAATGCTTCCGGAAGATGCACCCCGTCAGCAATTATCTCTACCGTCATATCATCCAGTAAATACGCACTTTCCACGACACCGGCATAACGGAAAGCATCTCGTCGCGTAACACCCGACATGGCAGAATAAAAATGCGTGGCATGGGTAAACCCCGCGTCGTAAGCTTTCAGCACCTCCTCATAAATCGCATCAGTATGTGCAATAGAAGGAAGAATACCACGCTGCACCAATTTTATCCCCATCTCCACAGCCCCTTGTAATTCAGGCGCCACGCTCCAGCGAACAATAGATGGATATTTTTCCAATATCCGTTCATACTCATTAGGATCCGGATGATGGATATACCTGGGATCTTGTGCCCCCCTTTGAGACATTGCAAAATACGGTCCCTCGATATGCATCCCTAAAAAAGTAGCGCCCCCGCGGTTAAGCGGATGCGCCTTTTCGTAGGTATCCAATGTTTTCATCAAATCATCCATCCCGCAACTTAAGGTAGTGGGCAACAAGGCCGTGGTACCATACCTGGCGTGGATAGCACCTATCTGCAAAAATGCTTCCACGGTATTGTCCATGAAATCGTGCCCACCGCCTCCATGTACATGCATGTCGATAAAGCCCGGGGCGATATAAGCGCCCCCGGCATCCAGGAGCTGCGCACCCGGTATGTCGACATCATCCTTCAAAACATCCACAATAACTCCATCCGCTATAACTACGGAACCTCCATTTATAATTCCACCGGGGGTAATAATTTTCCCGTTATACAGTTTCAGGTACTTCATAATCAATTTTGATCCTCCTTTTCCAACTTTTCAAACGGTAAGCATGAAATGCATAAAATATCAAGTAAGCGTAGCAAGGCAACAGAACAATGTAAGCGCTTTGTAAGCCAGTCCTGTCTGCTAAGTAACCGTAAATCAATGGTAAAATGGCATTACCACATAAGCCCATCACCAATAAGGATGCCCCCGTTTTTACGAAACTCCCCAGCCGATCCATCGCCAAAGCCCATATACCTGCCCAGATCATGGAGTTGGCAAAGCCTAACAACACGATCAACCAAACGGATAGATCCACGGCATGTCCCAACCAATGGACTTCTTGGCTCGTTACGAGGATGCAGCCGCTTAACACGAACCCCAGGATCGTGCACCAACGGAGCGCTTGTAATTGGCTAAAAAATCTTGGTATCAGGATAATCCCCAACAGGTAGCCAATGATCGTAGCGGTTAACGTGTACGCGGGAAAAACCTTGGCTTCCGCCAATGGTACTCCCATGCTCGTTGTATAATTAATGATACTATCCACCGCGATCACCTGTGACCCCACGTGAAAGAAGATGGCAAAAGCTCCCAATACCAAATGTGGAAAATCGAGTATACTTTTCTTCCCTTTCATAAGTGCGGGGTTCTTTTCTTCATCTGCATCCAAATCGGGTAAAGGAGAAAACCGGATAAAGCAACCGAATAGAAATAATCCTGCACTCAAAAATGCGTAAGGAGTCGACACCCTCGCTATTAGTTCATCCAGCGTACGTTCCTTGGTAAGTGCATCCATCGTGGGTAGCGCATCAAACACCTGTTGATCGCCCGGTCGAATAATCAATGCTGCAAATACCAACGGCGCTAAAATCCCGGCCATCTTATTGCAAATACCCATGATACTGAACCTTTGCGCCGCACGTTCTTTATCCCCTAAAATTGTAACATAAGGATTGGCGGCCGTTTGCAATATTGCCAAACCAACACCGATAGCAAATAGGCCTGTAAGAAAAAGCGGGTATGAACGGTTTAACCCGGCAGGTACGAATATGAATGCTCCCGCTGCTACCGTCCAGAACCCTATCATGATGCCTTTCCGGAAACCCACACGCTTCAATAATAATCCCGAAGGGATTGCCATCACGAGGTAAGCGATATAAAAGGCAAAAGCTACCAGGTAAGATTGGAAATTATTGAGTTCGCAACCGATCTTGAAATAAGGAATCAAGATGGAATTGATCCAGGTCAAAATACCGAAGATGAAAAACATCATGGCAATGATGACGATGGCCGTAAAAGTATTATTCTTAGTTTGAACGGACATAGGCTTCCAGTTTCTGCTTTAACAAATGCCATTTATAGTTTCTTAGCCTATTTTCTTCGCCTATTTCAGCGGGATACAGCCAATCTTTATTTAACAATGCAAATCTTTGATCCAATTTTTCAGGATGCAGTCGCTTTAATTGACTTAACAACTTTCCAGCAATAGCCGGATTAAAATCATCCTTATTCAAACGGTATTGAATTTCCATGCAGCTTAAATAAAACACGCGGATATCTGCCATCAATAAGTAATGGCCGTATAGCGCCGAATTTTTCCGAGGTTGTAACCTGCGGATTACTTCCGCGCTTTGTTGAGCGCTATCCAATAAAGCTGCAATTGAAATGCCGGCTACCGGCACAGTATCTTGCACTACTTCATAAGGAGCGGCTTTTAAGGCAGCCCAAAATTTCCCGGATTGCGACTGATTAAAATCAAATTTTTCCTTGCAATATTGGTCAATAAACTGCCGGATATTTAGCGGCGAGGAAGCTTCAACGGACCTCAAGTAAGCATCTACCAGCATATTGAAGCCAGAAAGTGGATACACCCGCCTCACTGCATATAGATCAACAATATCGGTTGCCGATTCAAAAACGGGAGAATAAATGCCTGAAGTAGACCAGGAAGTCATCACGATGCCTTTATAGCCCAGTTTTCTTGCTTGGGGGATAAACGTGCTTATATTATCGAAATGCTTGGCCCAATCCGACAGGAAGTAATTATCTGGTCCGCTGCGGATTGCAGGCGATCCCCATATTTCGAAGCCGCTCCGCATGAGCTTGGAATGATCTCCGAACCTATCTAAAGGCCAACCATAATTCCAATCTACGAATACAGTTTGCTTCGGCAAACCTTCCAAGGCATCCGGGTACTTGAGCGCGATATCAGCCCAAACTACGGGTATTTTTCCCAGGCTAACCACCAGGTCGCATAACATCTTGATATAATCCCCGTATAATCTCCCCTTTCCAACCTTGGCTACCTTTTCCCGCGATGCTTTGGAATGACCGAGTAAATACGTTTCATCACCGCCGATATGGATATACTTGGAATGGTGTGTTGAGATCATGTCCTTGTATAAATCCTTGAACAAAGCTTTACACTCAGCATCCTTGGTAGGATTAACCTGGGAATAATCCTTACTGTCTTCCCTCAAGTTTTTATACCTGGGATGTCTCAGGATATATTCTACATGGCCGAAACTTTGTTGCAAAGGAATAACATCCACATGTAAGCTATCACAATAATTGATAAAGTCTTTCACCTCTTGACGGCTATAGGCATATTGATTAGAAATCACGGCATGTTCCCGGTAAGGGTAGCTCGCCTCCCATTCCATCACCAGGGTATTGATTCCGTTGTCGGCCAGGTGTTTAACAAATTGCCTTAACACGGGCATCTTCATTACCTGGATCCTCAGATCGAGATGAAATCCCTTGATATGAAAATCCTCCCGTTGCGCAAATACAGTATTCACACAACACACTACCCATAAACATAACGCGATGAATTTCCTAAACATTATTTGCCCCCGTTTTTGATGATCGTTTCGTGTATTGTGTTTAATAAGGATTCGTTCCCGGTAGTATCGGCTAACAAGTGCCAAATCATTACGCCGCCACCGTGCCTTACAGCAACGGCGGTTTTTTCCTTGATGCTCGCGATTCCATTATAGTATAATGTCCCGCCATCAGCGGGTAATTCAACTTCATCCCTTTTGGATGCGCCGGGAAATGTGGCCACGATATCCTTGTATTGCATGGAGCGGTATAAACCGGTATCCGGCGAAGCGCCAAATCCATAACCGTAAAAAGGCAAACCAACAACCAGCTTTTCAGCGGGTAAATCCCGGTCCTTACCCCAATAAAGCATATGATCCAGCACGTAAGACATCGGCGCATGTTGACCGGGATTGGATGGCCGCCATGGGCCGGTTTTATCATAAGCCATCATGTTAATAAAATCGTATTGCTTCAATATTTTACCGGTCATACGATTGCGGGTGTAATAAGCCACCGCGGCCGTTAATAGTTTTCCCTTCTTATGCAGCGGCTTTCCCAGTCCGAGCACGAAGCTTTCGTAATTAGTATCGATATCTTCACCCTCTATATCCACATCAATACCGTCGAGCTGGTAATGATCCACGAAATCAAGGAAATTTTTTATGACCAACTTCCGGTACGGCGGCGCTAATATCTTGGCAAAGTAAGCATGCCTGCTACCACCGCCGCAAGAGAGTAATACTTTCACATTATTCTGATGAGCAATGCTAACCACCGTATCAAGACCGGGAACAGGATGGATGACCCCATTAGTATCTGGGTTAATGAAAGCGATGTTTAAATGCGTCACTTTTGACAAGTCAACTTTCGATAAGTCATCTACCATATGACCTGTCACCCTTAAATACCCGATTACTTTGAACTGGGCCTGCAACCCGGCGCAGGAGCACAACAAAAAAAATATAGCCAGTTTTAAGATTCTCATTGTAATATATTATGAATAGTTGCCGTTAAGGATTGTTCCGTCGTAACATCATACTCGCCAGCCCAGATGTAAGCGCCTAAGTATCCTTGTTCTTTAAGATAGTTTGATTTTTCCGTAACCAGCGGGATACCATTAAAATAAACACCTTCCGCTATCTCTGCATATTCTTTCCCGGAAGCGGTTGCATCCGCGGCTAAAATTTGTTTATAAGGCATGTAATTGTAAGAAGTCCAACCGAGATTGTTACCATTGCCGTCCAAAGCCGTGTATCTTAATCCGAAAGCGGGTATACCGATTACCAATTTATTCTTCGGATACTTAGCCATCCAGGTCTCGGCACAATCTACGAAATAATCATAACCGGAAGGTTGCCCTAAAGGTTTCCCGGGGCCAACATGCAAACCATCCTCGTAAGCATGAACGTTGATCCAATTGGCAGCCGACAAGTCGGGATAACTGCCAGCATACTGGATACCCGGTACGGTAATCGTGATAATGGCATCCGCGCCGAGACTTGCCCTTAGTTCATTCAGAAATAAGCCAGCGGCCTGTATGTTAGCGTTGGTCTGCGCCCCGGTAGTATTGTTGATATCCGTCATAAGGATTTCAACGCCATCCATCTTCTTGGCTGTAACATATTCCTTGATAGCGGCCACTAAGGCGGTACGCTTTGCTATATCAACTAGTGCGTTCCCGAAATTACTACTGGCATACACGCTCCAACCATCGCCCGAGAGCGTCCCACTGATACCGAGCAAAACGGGTACACCATTTACATGTGCTTTACCGATCAGGACATCCGATTTTTTATAGATTTCACCTTTGGAGACGTCCATGGTTCCGGCAGCAGTCACAGTTGCGACCTTGTAGGCCAGGTGGGTCATCTTGGAGAAATCGAGGTACTTATACTGCGCCGTATCACTCGCATAAGCCATCACCACGTGGTTATAAGGTTTCGGTGTAAATGAACTAGGGATTACGAAAACGTCCCGGTAACGGCTGGTACTCATCCCGTCATAGCTTGCTTCTACCTTGATACGGAAATCACCACCTTCTTGCGGAACGAAAAAGTACTCTTTACCATCCCCGGCAGGCGTATCGTTTACCGACCAAGCCACCTGCACTTTATCGCCGGGCGAAAACTGTAGCCCCCTGAAAGCCAAGGTATCCCCGGCTTTCATGATATACACACTATCCTTGTATTCTGGGAATAAATACACATCATTAAAAATCCTGGGGTAAAAAGTTGCATTATCCGTTTGTTCCTTAACCTCATCTTTGCTACAACTCGAAGCAAAGCCAACAACCCCAATCGTGAATATCAATAATATATATGAATATCTTTTCATCGTGTTCGATTTTGATCCTAAAATTTGAATGACTATTCTTTATCCCACCAAACCCTGTTCAACCAATCATCTTCACCTATTCTTTCAATGGCGGCATTCACGTTATCCGCGTTCTGCTCTTTTTCAGACAGCGGGTATTGAAAACGCCTGGGAATTTGCAAGGAAGTGGATTCTGAATTAGGGGTAGGTTGCAAATCAGGATAACCGCTCCGGCGCCAATTAGCAAATAATTCCGGGCCATTCAACATTAACGCCACCCAAAGCTGCTCATTGATTTGCTTTAAAGCCGTTGCCGGTTGCAAAGGATTACCGGTTAAGAACTGGTTGATTTCGGCATCGCTTACAACGGGACCACCCGGGTACAAGCTTAATTGTTTCATCGCCGCTGTAACTCCCGCGCGGTAATGTGAAGCCGCGTCTCCACCCAAGCTTAAGCCAAGACGTTCGGTAGCATCGGCCAATAGCAATTCCAGTTCGGCATAAGTCATATGTAAGAAAGGCGCGTTGTTGCGCATGAAGCAGGTATTTAATTCGCATTTAATATCACCGTTCACCGCGGTATAAGGACTGCCATCGGCCAAGGTAATATTTACGGAACCCGACCAATCTTCATACACATATTTCCCGGGATTAGAACCGGTTAACCCAGCAGGGCTCGCCTTGATCTGCTCGGTAATATCTTCCCGTTCGAAAGGTTTCATTGGTGAATTTTGCTTATAACAACGCGGGATATAGTTAATACGCGGATCATTCGTATTCTTCAATTGATCGAGAAATGTATTCACGATCTTGGGCATACCGCTTTGTTGGTTGATAGCAACGGAGACGGCATTTCCCCTGACATCGGCATAAGTACTTTGGATATCCATATGGCGTGTCATACAGATATCATCATTACTTGTGAATACGCCGCCATCGGCATTATAAGCATCCGTAATTTCTTCCTTGGCCTTAGCGGGATTACGTTCCGCGATTCTAAGCGCCAAACGTATTCTCAAGGAATTGGCAAACTTTTTCCAGGAAGTAATATCACCCTGGTAGAATACTTCATCACCCACCTTGTCCTTTGCAGGATCTAATTGTGCCGATGCTTCTTTCAGCTCCTTCAGCAAATCATTATAGATATCCTCCTGCTTGTCGTAAACGGGTCTTTTCACCTGGGTATAGTAAGCAGAGCCCGCTTCGAAATACGGGATATCACCGTACAGGTCCGTAAGTCTTGCGAACGTGTATGCTTTCATAATGCGGCACATCGCGTTCAGGTTGGACTGCCCTTCAACACCATTCGTTCGGGTAACGGCATCCACGATGTTAACAACATCATTCGGATAGCTATTCTCCCACATCACCCACATGCGGGTAGCATCCTTGATGTACATCCCACCTACGCGGGCATAGTATACAGCGCCCAGTTGCTGCATCATCGGCATCAACACGATGCTATTGGTCCGTTCCTGGGTAGATAAGTCACCGGAAAACCACAATTGCGCGAAGATCAACTGGCTTTGCGGGTTGATTTTGCTCGACTTGGTAGGGTCGGTATTCAGGGAACCGAATTTGCTACAGGAAGTCGCCAATAATAGCAAGAACGGTAAAATATATCTTGTTTGTTTGAATAAACTCTTCATCATAACTGTAATACTTTAACTGTTTAGAATTTCACGTTCAAATTGATTCCCCAGCCCCTTCTCGAAGGCAAGGAACCATATTCTAAACCTTGTCCATTACTGTTGTTATAGTTGGAATCGGGATCTACGTTCGGAACATCTTTATACAGTATAAACGGGTTCCTGGCAACTAACCCTACCGATGCCGATTTAAAACCGATTTTCCGGTTGAAGGATCTCGGCAGGCTGTAGTTCAAGGTTATTTCCCTGGCTTTCACGTAAGTAGCCTTATAAATAAATGGCACCGCGATACCGTTGCCATCAGAATAGAACTGGCTCCAGTAAGTGGATGGATCCACTGCTTGGGTGTTTTTCTCATACACTGGCTTCCCTTCGGAATCCGTTCCCGTTTGCACGACGCCTTCCGGCACGTAACCTTTTACATTTCCGGCGGCCCTCCATTCGCCCAACGACATTTTAGCCGCCATGCGGGCTTCTTCAGAAGCAATCCATTCTTCCCTACCCGGTAATGTTTTTACGCTGCTCCCCCTTACAACCAAGAATAGATCCGTCATCGAGAAAATATCAGCGCCATATTTCACATCGAATACGGCATTCAGGCTAAAATTCTTGTAATTAAACTTCGTAGTTAGGCCCCCGGTCCAATCAAAAACACCTTTGCCCAGCACGCGTCTATCTGCCGTAGGTACCGGTGTTAAAGTATTTGGATTCAGGATGATGTTTCCACCGGGATCCCTTTGATAATCATAACCCATGATAGCGCCGTACTTCTCTCCCGGTTTGGCAGCCACTAACAGGCCCAGCCAGCGGGCTTCGGACAGCGCAATGAAAGGTACATCGGGCGCCAAGGATTCTACCTCGTTAATATTGCGGGCAAAGTTTACCGACAAATCCCAACTGAAATCCTTCTTGGAAATCGGTGTACCGGAAACCATCAGCTCCACCCCTTTATTGGTAATCATGCCCGCGTTAATGATCTGCTTACTATAGCCAGAAGATACCGGCGCCGGAACGATATTGATCTGGTCCCTCGAATGCGCCGTGTAATAGGTTCCATCGAAATT includes the following:
- the nagA gene encoding N-acetylglucosamine-6-phosphate deacetylase, producing the protein MKYLKLYNGKIITPGGIINGGSVVIADGVIVDVLKDDVDIPGAQLLDAGGAYIAPGFIDMHVHGGGGHDFMDNTVEAFLQIGAIHARYGTTALLPTTLSCGMDDLMKTLDTYEKAHPLNRGGATFLGMHIEGPYFAMSQRGAQDPRYIHHPDPNEYERILEKYPSIVRWSVAPELQGAVEMGIKLVQRGILPSIAHTDAIYEEVLKAYDAGFTHATHFYSAMSGVTRRDAFRYAGVVESAYLLDDMTVEIIADGVHLPEALLKLVYKIKGAEHTALVTDAMRAAAMPEGPSILGSLHNGLEVIVEDDVAKLPDRKAFAGSVATADRLVRVMINKAGIPLQDAVRMMSLTPASILKIQDKKGSLEKGKDADIVLFNENIDIQTTIIKGEIVYQVK
- a CDS encoding sugar MFS transporter gives rise to the protein MSVQTKNNTFTAIVIIAMMFFIFGILTWINSILIPYFKIGCELNNFQSYLVAFAFYIAYLVMAIPSGLLLKRVGFRKGIMIGFWTVAAGAFIFVPAGLNRSYPLFLTGLFAIGVGLAILQTAANPYVTILGDKERAAQRFSIMGICNKMAGILAPLVFAALIIRPGDQQVFDALPTMDALTKERTLDELIARVSTPYAFLSAGLFLFGCFIRFSPLPDLDADEEKNPALMKGKKSILDFPHLVLGAFAIFFHVGSQVIAVDSIINYTTSMGVPLAEAKVFPAYTLTATIIGYLLGIILIPRFFSQLQALRWCTILGFVLSGCILVTSQEVHWLGHAVDLSVWLIVLLGFANSMIWAGIWALAMDRLGSFVKTGASLLVMGLCGNAILPLIYGYLADRTGLQSAYIVLLPCYAYLIFYAFHAYRLKSWKRRIKIDYEVPETV
- a CDS encoding beta-N-acetylhexosaminidase — translated: MFRKFIALCLWVVCCVNTVFAQREDFHIKGFHLDLRIQVMKMPVLRQFVKHLADNGINTLVMEWEASYPYREHAVISNQYAYSRQEVKDFINYCDSLHVDVIPLQQSFGHVEYILRHPRYKNLREDSKDYSQVNPTKDAECKALFKDLYKDMISTHHSKYIHIGGDETYLLGHSKASREKVAKVGKGRLYGDYIKMLCDLVVSLGKIPVVWADIALKYPDALEGLPKQTVFVDWNYGWPLDRFGDHSKLMRSGFEIWGSPAIRSGPDNYFLSDWAKHFDNISTFIPQARKLGYKGIVMTSWSTSGIYSPVFESATDIVDLYAVRRVYPLSGFNMLVDAYLRSVEASSPLNIRQFIDQYCKEKFDFNQSQSGKFWAALKAAPYEVVQDTVPVAGISIAALLDSAQQSAEVIRRLQPRKNSALYGHYLLMADIRVFYLSCMEIQYRLNKDDFNPAIAGKLLSQLKRLHPEKLDQRFALLNKDWLYPAEIGEENRLRNYKWHLLKQKLEAYVRSN
- a CDS encoding glycosyl hydrolase family 18 protein, whose product is MRILKLAIFFLLCSCAGLQAQFKVIGYLRVTGHMVDDLSKVDLSKVTHLNIAFINPDTNGVIHPVPGLDTVVSIAHQNNVKVLLSCGGGSRHAYFAKILAPPYRKLVIKNFLDFVDHYQLDGIDVDIEGEDIDTNYESFVLGLGKPLHKKGKLLTAAVAYYTRNRMTGKILKQYDFINMMAYDKTGPWRPSNPGQHAPMSYVLDHMLYWGKDRDLPAEKLVVGLPFYGYGFGASPDTGLYRSMQYKDIVATFPGASKRDEVELPADGGTLYYNGIASIKEKTAVAVRHGGGVMIWHLLADTTGNESLLNTIHETIIKNGGK
- a CDS encoding glycosyl hydrolase family 18 protein, with product MKRYSYILLIFTIGVVGFASSCSKDEVKEQTDNATFYPRIFNDVYLFPEYKDSVYIMKAGDTLAFRGLQFSPGDKVQVAWSVNDTPAGDGKEYFFVPQEGGDFRIKVEASYDGMSTSRYRDVFVIPSSFTPKPYNHVVMAYASDTAQYKYLDFSKMTHLAYKVATVTAAGTMDVSKGEIYKKSDVLIGKAHVNGVPVLLGISGTLSGDGWSVYASSNFGNALVDIAKRTALVAAIKEYVTAKKMDGVEILMTDINNTTGAQTNANIQAAGLFLNELRASLGADAIITITVPGIQYAGSYPDLSAANWINVHAYEDGLHVGPGKPLGQPSGYDYFVDCAETWMAKYPKNKLVIGIPAFGLRYTALDGNGNNLGWTSYNYMPYKQILAADATASGKEYAEIAEGVYFNGIPLVTEKSNYLKEQGYLGAYIWAGEYDVTTEQSLTATIHNILQ
- a CDS encoding SusD/RagB family nutrient-binding outer membrane lipoprotein, translated to MMKSLFKQTRYILPFLLLLATSCSKFGSLNTDPTKSSKINPQSQLIFAQLWFSGDLSTQERTNSIVLMPMMQQLGAVYYARVGGMYIKDATRMWVMWENSYPNDVVNIVDAVTRTNGVEGQSNLNAMCRIMKAYTFARLTDLYGDIPYFEAGSAYYTQVKRPVYDKQEDIYNDLLKELKEASAQLDPAKDKVGDEVFYQGDITSWKKFANSLRIRLALRIAERNPAKAKEEITDAYNADGGVFTSNDDICMTRHMDIQSTYADVRGNAVSVAINQQSGMPKIVNTFLDQLKNTNDPRINYIPRCYKQNSPMKPFEREDITEQIKASPAGLTGSNPGKYVYEDWSGSVNITLADGSPYTAVNGDIKCELNTCFMRNNAPFLHMTYAELELLLADATERLGLSLGGDAASHYRAGVTAAMKQLSLYPGGPVVSDAEINQFLTGNPLQPATALKQINEQLWVALMLNGPELFANWRRSGYPDLQPTPNSESTSLQIPRRFQYPLSEKEQNADNVNAAIERIGEDDWLNRVWWDKE